From a region of the Suncus etruscus isolate mSunEtr1 chromosome 11, mSunEtr1.pri.cur, whole genome shotgun sequence genome:
- the TUBA8 gene encoding tubulin alpha-8 chain, giving the protein MLSDKTMGGGNDSFNTFFRETGTGKYVPRTVFVDLEPTVIDEIRTGTYRQLFHPEQLITGKEDAANNYARGHYTIGKEIIDPVLDQIRKLADQCTGLQGFLVFRSFGGGTGSGFTSLLMECLSVDYGKMSKLEFSVYPSPKVSTAVVEPYNSILTTHATLEHSDCAFMVDNEAIFDICCRNLDIERPTYKHLNRLISQVVSSITASLRFDGALNVDLTEFQTNLVPYPRIHFPLATYAPVISAEKAYHEQFSVPEITNACFEPANQMVKCNPRHGKYMACCLLYRGEVVPKDVNAAIATIKTKRSIQFVDWCPTGFKVGINYQPPTVVPGGNLAKVQRAVCMLSNTTAIAEAWARLDHKFDLMYAKRAFVHWYVGEGMEEGEFFEAREDMAALEKDYEEVGADSANGEDEDEEY; this is encoded by the exons ATGCTCAGTGACAAGACCATGGGGGGAGGAAATGACTCCTTCAACACCTTCTTCCGTGAAACGGGCACTGGCAAATATGTGCCCAGGACTGTATTTGTAGACTTGGAACCCACAGTCATTG ATGAAATTCGCACTGGCACCTACCGCCAGCTCTTCCATCCTGAGCAGCTCATCACGGGCAAGGAAGATGCCGCCAATAACTATGCCCGTGGGCACTACACTATTGGCAAGGAGATCATTGACCCTGTCTTGGACCAAATTCGTAAACTA GCTGACCAGTGCACAGGTCTTCAGGGCTTCTTGGTGTTCCGCAGCTTTGGTGGGGGAACCGGTTCTGGGTTCACCTCCCTACTGATGGAATGTCTCTCTGTCGATTATGGCAAGATGTCCAAGCTCGAGTTCTCCGTATACCCGTCCCCCAAGGTTTCCACTGCTGTAGTTGAGCCCTACAACTCCATCCTCACCACCCATGCCACTCTGGAGCACTCTGATTGTGCCTTCATGGTGGACAATGAGGCCATCTTTGACATATGTTGTAGAAACCTTGATATCGAGCGCCCGACCTACAAACACCTGAACCGCCTTATTAGCCAGGTTGTGTCCTCCATCACCGCTTCTCTCCGATTTGATGGCGCCCTGAATGTTGACCTGACAGAATTCCAGACCAACCTGGTGCCCTACCCCCGCATTCATTTCCCTCTGGCCACATATGCCCCTGTCATCTCTGCTGAGAAAGCCTACCACGAACAGTTTTCTGTTCCAGAGATCACCAATGCATGCTTTGAGCCAGCCAACCAGATGGTGAAATGCAACCCTCGCCATGGTAAATACATGGCTTGTTGCCTGTTATACCGTGGTGAGGTGGTCCCCAAAGATGTCAATGCTGCCATTGCCACCATCAAGACCAAGCGCAGCATCCAGTTTGTGGACTGGTGTCCCACTGGCTTCAAGGTTGGTATTAATTACCAGCCTCCCACTGTGGTTCCTGGTGGGAACCTGGCCAAGGTCCAGCGAGCTGTGTGCATGCTGAGCAACACCACAGCCATTGCTGAGGCCTGGGCTCGCTTGGATCATAAGTTTGATTTGATGTATGCCAAGCGTGCCTTTGTTCACTGGTATGTGGGTGAGGGCATGGAGGAGGGAGAATTCTTTGAGGCCCGTGAGGACATGGCTGCCCTTGAGAAGGATTATGAAGAGGTTGGAGCAGATAGTGCTAATGGGGAGGATGAGGATGAAGAATATTAA